In the genome of Dermacentor andersoni chromosome 3, qqDerAnde1_hic_scaffold, whole genome shotgun sequence, one region contains:
- the LOC126544834 gene encoding uncharacterized protein isoform X1 gives MKRPRSPCFAAERRFKVLRRLHESATTAPLFRRKRTLDCGLDRTPGSPPVKRPRLEGGVDDSHAFLWEIQETPKEPTFGKDSKHNKQHKNGGGAGGGPAVTAALAQSPQATSPMDAQAPPLVEPGGCDKLDLSAVLCGPPLPADAAMEIGSPPTSDDDDPAFNAFNYWKTPFPDVSVDVVME, from the exons ATGAAGCGACCGAGGAGTCCATGTTTTGCCGCCGAGCGAAGGTTCAAAGTACTGCGTCGTCTGCACGAGTCGGCGACAACAGCGCCGCTTTTCCGGCGCAAGCGCACGCTCGACTGCGGGCTCGATCGAACGCCGGGTTCGCCGCCAGTAAAGAGACCGCGGCTCGAGGGCGGTGTCGACGACAGCCATGCCTTCCTCTGGGAAATCCAGGAGACACCGAAAGAACCGACCTTCGGTAAG GATTCCAAGCACAACAAGCAGCACAAGAATGGCGGTGGCGCCGGCGGCGGACCCGCCGTGACCGCCGCGCTGGCCCAATCGCCGCAGGCCACCTCGCCGATGGACGCGCAGGCCCCGCCCCTGGTCGAACCGGGCGGCTGCGACAAGCTGGACCTCTCCGCGGTGCTGTGCGGTCCCCCGCTGCCCGCCGACGCCGCCATGGAGATTGGCAGCCCGCCGACCTCGGACGACGACGACCCGGCGTTCAACGCCTTCAACTACTGGAAGACCCCTTTCCCCGACGTCAGCGTCGACGTCGTCATGGAGTAA
- the LOC126544834 gene encoding uncharacterized protein isoform X2 codes for MPSSGKSRRHRKNRPSDSKHNKQHKNGGGAGGGPAVTAALAQSPQATSPMDAQAPPLVEPGGCDKLDLSAVLCGPPLPADAAMEIGSPPTSDDDDPAFNAFNYWKTPFPDVSVDVVME; via the exons ATGCCTTCCTCTGGGAAATCCAGGAGACACCGAAAGAACCGACCTTCG GATTCCAAGCACAACAAGCAGCACAAGAATGGCGGTGGCGCCGGCGGCGGACCCGCCGTGACCGCCGCGCTGGCCCAATCGCCGCAGGCCACCTCGCCGATGGACGCGCAGGCCCCGCCCCTGGTCGAACCGGGCGGCTGCGACAAGCTGGACCTCTCCGCGGTGCTGTGCGGTCCCCCGCTGCCCGCCGACGCCGCCATGGAGATTGGCAGCCCGCCGACCTCGGACGACGACGACCCGGCGTTCAACGCCTTCAACTACTGGAAGACCCCTTTCCCCGACGTCAGCGTCGACGTCGTCATGGAGTAA